The region AGGATATTACAGCTCTTACTCTGGCATTTTTTAGATGTCCACTTGTTATTTTTATGTTCATTTTCATCCCTCTTTTTGTAATAATGTTCTTAACAAAATATTTTATCAAAAATCATTATACGGCAGGGAGGGTTTAAAATGAGAACATTTATCTTATCTACAGAAACATTTATTCCTGAGCTACTGGATCCTGTTGAGATCGTTAACGCTCTTTATCCTGTTGAAAAGGTGGGAAGGAGGGTAAATCTTCTTGCAAGAAAGATGGCGGAAAATATAGGTATTGAAAGAAGGCCTTTTGTTCTTGATCTTGAAAGTCTGCCAGAGAAAAGACTGAAAAAAAAGGAAAATCATCCTGCCCGGTGGGGAGAGAGGATAATAAACCGTTTTGTAGACCTTGTAGGAAGGGACAGTATTGGTTTTCTCTCTATATCTTACAACATCTCATATCATATTGATTATCTTCCAAATCTTATAACACAGATTGTAATGAAAACAGGATTAAAACTTGACCAGCCACCGGAGGAACTTCCCTACTATGGATGTGCATCAGGGGTGCTTTCTATAAAAAATGCTGTTTCTTACTGTAAAAGATCTGGTAAGGCTGCGATTGTATTTGTCTTTGATCAGTGTTCAAAGCTTGCATATACACCGTCCGATAGTAATGATCCTTATATTAAAAAAACGATGAAATCAAACCTCCTTTTCTCAGATGGAGCTGCGGGACTTATTATTATCCCTGAAAATATGAAGCCTTCAGGATCTTTACCTGAGATATTAGACATACAGACAGGTTATATCCCGGGTGACGGCATAAAGATGGAAAATGGAGCGTTCACATTAAATAACAGCGTAAAGAATATCGTTCCTCCTGTAGTTTCTGAAAAGGTTATAAAACCTGTTCTGGAAAAACACGGCATAGACAAGGAAGATATAAAGGAGTGGTCCATACATCAGGGAGGTCTGGCTATTATTGATAGATTTAAGGATGAAGAGGTTCTTGGACTTACCGAGGATCAGATAAAAAGATCAAAGGAGTTCTTCCACAGATATGGAAATTTGAGCTCACCAAGCTGTTTTCTTACATTTGACAGTTTTTTTAATGAAAACAGGGAAAGATCAGGTGATACAGGTATGATTGTAGGTTTTGGAGCAGGTTATTATATGGGGTCTGTTCTGTACAGGTGGGAATAGGGCTTCATTATGATCAAACTCATTTTTATATTAATATTCAGGGATTAATATATTGATCTAAATCAATAAACAGGAGGTTGGTAAAATGCCTAAGGTAAATACCTATGTAGATATCTCAGAGGTAGAAAAAGAGGCTAAAAAGGACTTTATAGACAGACATTCACCATTCGTACATGTGGAAGGTGAGGCTGTTAAAGGACAGAAGCTTAAAGTAAAGGTAAAGGTTGGTAATGAGTACTCCCATCCAGATGATTTTGATCATTATATAGCCTATGTTCAGCTCTGGGATGGAGATACACTTCTCGGTCAGGCTACATTTACACCTGGAACACTCGGAAATGAAAGAGGTCAGGTTGAGGTTGACTTTTATATTGTTCCAAAATCTAATAAACTTAAATTAAACGCTATGAGCTACTGCACCAAGCATGGCCTCTGGCAGAGTGAGTATGTAGAGGTTGAAGTTAAAGAGCCAGTTTCTGCATAATATTTAGGCCCCTCAGGGGCCTTTAAATTAATGATGGAGTGAAATTATGGATGAGAAAAAATTAAGCTCAAACCCTTTTATGACAAATATGAAATTCCTTGAAAATGTGCAGGAAGGTACAGAGTTTGAAAGGATTCTGAAGATACTTACAGTTCCTTCAAAAAGCGGTATTTATATATCAAGATACGATATAAGGGAGCTGGGAAAGTCTTTAGGTGTTCAGCTTCCTGTCAGAGAGAGAAAGGAGATGTTAAAGGATCTTTTCATATACGCAAAACAGATGGATAATCTTAAAGGTTTTATAGATCTTTTAATCTCTTTTGTTGATCACAGAATTTCCCAGTACAGGGAACTTCAGGAGAGATACCCAAAATCATCATCTCTTATGGAAAAATGGGTTAAAAAAGCTGAGTCATTGAAAACATTCCTGGAAAATATGAAAAAAGAGGTTGATATATACAGGAATATCTAGGGGCGAAGCTGAAGCAGGATATCATCCCCGAATCTTTTTATATCTTCAAGATGGAGATTTATACTTTTATCAACAGTATCAATTCCAAGTTTTCCAAAAGAGGATATACCATCCTCTCCTATAATCTTAGGTGCTATAAAAACGGAAATTCTGTCAAACAGCTTTTCCTTTAAAAACTGCGTTATCAGATCTCTCCCTCCTTCAATAAATAGATGAACAACATCCAGAGAGTAAAGATTTTTTAATATATCGTTCAGATCAAACCTTCTATTTTTTAATGGGAGTCTAACTATCTGGACACCTTTATCTTCAAGCCTTTTTATCTTATTCCTATCAGCGATGTCTGATGTGAACAGAACAGTTTTCGCTTCATTATTAAACACATTATAATCTTCTGGAATTTTTAGATCTTTATCCAGAACCACTCTTAAAGGCTGTCTCTCCGTTTCAGTGTATCTTACGGTTAAATTTGGGTTATCTTTAAGAACTGTGTTTGTTCCGACCATTATCGCTGTTGATTCCCTACGAAGTTTATGTACGTATCTCCTTGATTCTTCAGATGTTATCCATTTTGATGATCCTGTTCCTGTTGCTATCTTACCATCCAAGGATTGAGCTATTTTCAGGTGTATA is a window of Persephonella marina EX-H1 DNA encoding:
- a CDS encoding class II SORL domain-containing protein, with amino-acid sequence MPKVNTYVDISEVEKEAKKDFIDRHSPFVHVEGEAVKGQKLKVKVKVGNEYSHPDDFDHYIAYVQLWDGDTLLGQATFTPGTLGNERGQVEVDFYIVPKSNKLKLNAMSYCTKHGLWQSEYVEVEVKEPVSA
- the ribD gene encoding bifunctional diaminohydroxyphosphoribosylaminopyrimidine deaminase/5-amino-6-(5-phosphoribosylamino)uracil reductase RibD, which translates into the protein MERVNDEIFMKEALRLAELRKGLTHPNPTVGAVIVKDGKIIGKGFHKKAGMPHAEREAINDAIKKGFNLEGSTMYVTLEPCCHYGRTPPCTEAIIDRRIKRVVIATVDPNPQVSGKGVEILKKHGIETVVGVLQDEARKLNEDFFVYIKEKRPFIHLKIAQSLDGKIATGTGSSKWITSEESRRYVHKLRRESTAIMVGTNTVLKDNPNLTVRYTETERQPLRVVLDKDLKIPEDYNVFNNEAKTVLFTSDIADRNKIKRLEDKGVQIVRLPLKNRRFDLNDILKNLYSLDVVHLFIEGGRDLITQFLKEKLFDRISVFIAPKIIGEDGISSFGKLGIDTVDKSINLHLEDIKRFGDDILLQLRP
- a CDS encoding 3-oxoacyl-[acyl-carrier-protein] synthase III C-terminal domain-containing protein; the protein is MRTFILSTETFIPELLDPVEIVNALYPVEKVGRRVNLLARKMAENIGIERRPFVLDLESLPEKRLKKKENHPARWGERIINRFVDLVGRDSIGFLSISYNISYHIDYLPNLITQIVMKTGLKLDQPPEELPYYGCASGVLSIKNAVSYCKRSGKAAIVFVFDQCSKLAYTPSDSNDPYIKKTMKSNLLFSDGAAGLIIIPENMKPSGSLPEILDIQTGYIPGDGIKMENGAFTLNNSVKNIVPPVVSEKVIKPVLEKHGIDKEDIKEWSIHQGGLAIIDRFKDEEVLGLTEDQIKRSKEFFHRYGNLSSPSCFLTFDSFFNENRERSGDTGMIVGFGAGYYMGSVLYRWE